The following proteins come from a genomic window of Miscanthus floridulus cultivar M001 chromosome 2, ASM1932011v1, whole genome shotgun sequence:
- the LOC136535837 gene encoding mediator of RNA polymerase II transcription subunit 12 isoform X1, with translation MQRYAGNSAGFSGGRDVVRSEASPFSSSSSGYPVSSRRQQQLAPYKLKCDKESLNNRLGPPDFYPQTPNCPEETLTKEYAQAGYKETVEGIEEAREIVLSQIPYFCKPDVVIKCKEALKKRLRAINESRAQKRKAGQVYGVPLSGSLLIKPGVYPEQRPCNEDARRKWAEALAQPNKRLRSLSEHVPHGYRRKSLFEGLIRYNVPLLRATWFIKVTYLNQLQTRQTPNSISVAASDNQRSNQWTKDVVEYLQQILDEFCSKEGAVVPPSFREQSSPGLTAGTNQIKIKTEASPAAGDSEEPLVHFKWRYMVRLIQWHLTEELLVPSVLIEWLSNQLQERDSVDVLELLLPIMLGLVDTITLSQTYVRMFVELLVRRLNDASVADSPKRPSVSSVIAELLRYMVLAVPDTFVSLDCFPLPSFVVPDVYGRGALLKITSGGGISSSKRRDAYRYLSCGYAVCSIQKRAYDLATVANPNLQARGAAKVVQALDKALVTGNLSVAYSSLFNDLSDALMEERWIKEVSPCLQSSLMWIGTVELSLICSMFFLCEWATCDYRDCRASPSQNVKFTGRRDLSQIHMAVSILKNKMDEMNNLSRSKSSTHVTLNNITKGSSLTDACLTAAAVDDSSGLRSNAKNVDDKKDTDDIFESPGPLHDIIVCWLDQHEVSSVAGFTRVDVLIVELIRNGIFFPQAYVRQLIISGITDKNDTMLDVERKRRHHRTLKQLPGSSLFDILEETRTAEEQQLYEMISTYSSERRLVLSELSCGHSFYASGRGGYTASSCIRKQSDLPVASGGDKHGRVPEQVEDVKALLSSLLGFTYPPPVESEPCQIKASFQESATSMLSQVETGEAKSGCEDCMRSKGQKLDDSATPFQGFPLIQSDDEDIWWVRKGTKLQESFNIEPVQKSVKQTSRGRAKVVRKTQSLAQLAAARIEGSQGASTSHVCESKTSCPHHKPNIDGDNVKDFDHTRAANLTEIGKSLKRLRLLERRSVSSWLLKSVRQLVEGNEMTAAKATNSISILSLQPDDKTASKWRLGDEELLSVLYVLDTCCDLVSGARFLVWLLAKIRGGMGSSGQPGRSSMHTRNRDHQVCQVSEALVFSSLLRYENILLATDILPDVLSALVNRNSMSATVRHPGSTAFAYVRYFLKKYRDVAGVAKWEKSFRTTCDQRLLAELDNGRSIDGDLISSSGVSVGEEIDEQVRQKLNGRSSRLVQNMKEIVQRQADEIQRSLKEKKVLAAPRNPPTFEKEDSYQIAHDIVSGLVECIRQNGGANPDGDLSTVASAVSAIVVNAGHVIAKHLDFAGGNYQGVNSVSNSLNFVRHTLRVHINSLCLLKETLGDRFSRAFEIALAVETSAAVTAAFAPPKMHRNQFQPSPEAHDAYGNHTSDLSNSGKGFVGRAAKVSAAVSALVVGAVVHGAVSLERMVAALKIKDGLDILQLLRGLKSSTNGVSRPTGTFRIDYSTEVSVHWFRILLGNCRTVYDGLIADILGDSYILALSRLQQMLLLSVIFPPAYSIFAMVLWRRYIFNREDPQLYQSLSNAISDITRHQPFREICFRNTHRLYNLLASDVGDSEFAAMLESHSPDRNSKILPFVPLRARLFLDALIDCNTPTIQGDGASEPCDPKDNELKLSERLMQLLDTLQPAKFHWQWVEMRLLLDEQALMEKVAAGKTALESLRSLSPNAEGFALSDSEKGFTEVILSRLLARPDAAPLYSEVVHLLGKLQESLVMDVKWILQGQDAILGRRSTRQQLVHIAQRKGLSTKAHIWKPWGWSSLLSDVIANKAAKRKLEVTSIEEGEVVDDTVDAKRPSKTPPHNVDRSFDAIRSINKYLTEKALAELVLPCIDRSSADIRGILSVDLIKQMGAISEHIKAIARNGAKQAGSVPLGNEVPSNKSSGRKGIRGGSPNIGRRAPVGNDPSPPSASALRAALWLRLQFIIRLLPVIMADRSMRQTLASAILGLLATRMIYEDADLPLPPTNGTALRREMDSLLEPPLDVLLDRPGESLFERLLCVLHALLGSYKPSWLKSRSASRLTIRTQRDFSAFDNEAAEGLQSALDHMELPETIRRRIQAAMPLLPPSRHPSMQCQPPQLSLAALTPLQSSMSGAGPQQKSSSVSWVPTNVSSRSKAALPSHDPEMEVDPWNLLEDGTSCPSTTSGSNGASGVTGDHANLKACSWLKGAVRVRRTELTYIGSLDDDS, from the exons ATGCAGAGGTACGCCGGCAACAGTGCTGGGTTCAGCGGCGGCAGGGACGTCGTGAGGTCGGAAGCCTCGCCGTTTTCGTCGTCCTCCTCTGGTTACCCCGTCAGCTCCAG GCGGCAGCAACAGCTAGCTCCATACAAGCTAAAGTGCGACAAAGAGTCACTTAATAACAG GCTTGGGCCACCTGACTTCTATCCACAAACACCAAACTGTCCTGAAGAGACATTAACCAAAGAGTATGCGCAAGCTGGGTATAAGGAGACTGTTGAAGGAATTGAG GAAGCAAGAGAGATTGTACTCAGCCAGATCCCATACTTCTGTAAGCCAGATGTTGTCATAAAGTGCAAGGAG GCACTAAAGAAGCGTTTAAGAGCGATCAATGAATCTCGTGCTCAAAAGAGAAAG GCTGGCCAAGTTTACGGAGTTCCTCTTTCTGGATCTCTATTGATCAAGCCTGGAGTTTACCCAGAGCAAAGGCCATGTAATGAAGACGCACGTAGAAAATGGGCTGAG GCCCTTGCTCAGCCAAACAAGCGACTGCGTTCATTGTCTGAGCACGTTCCTCATGGTTACCGTAGGAAATCACTTTTTGAAGGTCTCATTCGATATAATGTCCCGTTACTAAGAGCAACATGGTTTATTAAAGTCACATACCTGAATCAG CTACAGACCCGACAGACACCTAACAGTATTTCAGTAGCTGCTTCTGATAATCAACGATCTAATCAGTGGACAAAGGATGTTGTTGAATATTTACAACAGATTTTGGACGAATTTTGTTCTAAAGAGGGTGCCGTTGTACCTCCATCTTTTAGAGAGCAGTCATCACCAGGACTTACTGCTGGAACCAATCAAATAAAAATTAAAACAGAAGCATCTCCAGCTGCTGGAGACAGTGAAGAACCCTTGGTGCACTTCAAATGGCGGTATATGGTTCGTCTCATCCAATGGCATCTCACAGAAGAATTGCTTGTTCCCTCGGTACTTATCGAATGGCTATCTAACCAACTCCAG GAGAGAGATTCGGTTGATGTTTTAGAGCTTCTTTTGCCTATTATGCTTGGTCTGGTTGACACCATTACTCTCTCACAAACATATGTGCGCATGTTTGTGGAGCTACTAGTGAGACGTCTCAATGACGCTTCTGTTGCCGATAGTCCAAAAAGGCCTTCAGTTTCTTCTGTTATAGCAGAGTTACTGCGATACATGGTACTTGCAGTGCCAGATACATTTGTTTCTTTGGATTGCTTTCCTCTCCCATCATTTGTGGTTCCTGATGTATATGGTAGAGGTGCTTTGTTGAAGATAACTAGCGGTGGTGGAATTTCAAGTTCTAAAAGGCGTGATGCTTATCGGTATTTGTCCTGTGGTTATGCTGTTTGTTCAATTCAGAAACGTGCATATGATCTTGCAACAGTTGCTAACCCTAACCTTCAAGCACGTGGCGCAGCCAAAGTGGTACAGGCTTTGGACAAAGCTCTTGTCACAGGAAATTTGTCAGTGGCATATTCTTCACTCTTTAATGATTTATCTGATGCGTTAATGGAAGAGAGATGGATTAAAGAAGTCAGCCCCTGTTTGCAGTCTTCTCTGATGTGGATTGGGACTGTTGAGCTATCCCTTATCTGTTCTATGTTTTTCCTTTGTGAATGGGCGACATGTGATTACCGTGATTGCCGAGCATCTCCCTCTCAGAATGTGAAATTTACAGGAAGAAGAGATTTGTCTCAGATACATATGGCAGTGTCCATCTTGAAGAATAAAATGGATGAGATGAATAACTTGTCTCGTTCTAAGAGTAGCACTCACGTTACCCTGAATAATATCACCAAAGGTTCTTCATTGACTGATGCTTGTTTGACAGCAGCTGCTGTGGATGATTCTTCTGGATTGCGAAGTAATGCAAAGAATGTGGATGataagaaggatacggatgatATCTTTGAAAGCCCTGGTCCACTGCATGATATCATCGTGTGTTGGTTGGATCAGCATGAAGTTAGCAGTGTTGCAGGTTTTACCCGGGTGGATGTTCTCATTGTAGAACTTATCCGCAATGGTATATTTTTTCCTCAGGCTTATGTCAGGCAGCTAATTATTAGTGGAATTACTGACAAGAATGACACAATGTTGGATGTTGAAAGAAAAAGGAGGCATCACAGAACTTTAAAGCAGCTTCCTGGGTCTTCTTTATTTGATATTCTTGAGGAAACTAGGACTGCAGAAGAGCAACAGTTATATGAGATGATTTCAACATACTCCAGCGAGCGACGCCTTGTTCTCTCAGAGCTTTCATGTGGTCACTCATTTTATGCAAGTGGCAGAGGCGGGTATACTGCAAGTTCCTGCATTCGGAAGCAGAGTGATCTTCCAGTTGCATCAGGAGGTGATAAGCATGGAAGAGTGCCAGAACAAGTAGAAGATGTTAAAGCTCTATTGTCAAGTCTGTTGGGTTTTACATATCCTCCCCCAGTGGAATCAGAACCTTGCCAAATCAAAGCAAGCTTTCAAGAATCAGCAACGTCAATGCTCTCACAAGTTGAGACTGGAGAAGCAAAAAGTGGATGCGAGGATTGTATGAGGTCCAAGGGGCAGAAATTGGATGATAGCGCCACTCCTTTCCAAGGGTTTCCATTGATTCAATCGGACGATGAAGATATTTGGTGGGTGAGGAAAGGCACAAAGTTACAAGAATCTTTCAACATTGAACCTGTACAGAAGTCTGTTAAGCAAACTTCTAGGGGTAGGGCAAAAGTGGTTCGTAAAACGCAAAGTCTTGCACAACTTGCAGCTGCTAGAATCGAAGGTAGCCAGGGGGCATCTACTAGTCATGTCTGTGAAAGCAAGACGAGCTGTCCCCACCATAAACCTAATATCGATGGTGATAATGTTAAAGATTTTGATCACACGAGGGCAGCAAATCTGACTGAAATTGGGAAGTCACTAAAAAGACTTAGATTGCTTGAAAGACGATCTGTCTCTTCGTGGTTGTTGAAATCAGTAAGACAACTTGTTGAAGGAAATGAAATGACAGCTGCTAAAGCTACCAATTCTATAAGCATCCTTTCTCTGCAGCCTGATGATAAAACAGCATCCAAATGGAGACTAGGTGATGAAGAACTGCTGTCAGTTCTCTATGTACTGGATACATGCTGTGATTTAGTCTCTGGTGCGAGGTTCCTCGTATGGTTACTAGCGAAGATTCGTGGTGGAATGGGCTCTTCAGGCCAACCTGGGAGGAGTTCTATGCATACGAGGAACAGAGATCACCAAGTTTGTCAGGTCAGCGAGGCACTTGTGTTCTCATCTCTGCTTAG GTACGAGAACATACTTCTTGCGACTGACATCTTGCCTGATGTTCTAAGTGCTTTAGTGAACAGAAATTCTATGTCAGCAACTGTCAGGCATCCTGGTTCAACAGCTTTTGCTTATGTCCGATATTTTTTGAAGAAATACAGAGATGTGGCTGGTGTGGCCAAGTGGGAGAAAAGCTTTCGGACCACTTGTGATCAGCGCCTGTTAGCTGAGCTTGATAATGGGCGGTCCattgatggtgatttgatttctTCTTCGGGGGTTTCAGTAGGCGAGGAGATTGATGAGCAGGTCCGCCAAAAGTTGAATGGAAGGAGTTCAAGACTCGTGCAGAATATGAAAGAGATAGTGCAACGACAGGCTGATGAAATTCAGCgcagtttgaaggaaaagaaagttcTTGCAGCTCCCAGGAATCCACCCACTTTTGAGAAAGAAGATAGCTATCAAATTGCACATGACATTGTTTCGGGCTTAGTAGAATGTATCAGGCAAAATGGGGGTGCAAATCCAGATGGAGACCTTTCAACAGTTGCTTCTGCTGTTTCTGCAATTGTTGTGAATGCTGGTCATGTGATAGCAAAACATTTGGATTTTGCaggaggtaactatcaaggtgtTAATTCTGTGAGTAATTCGCTAAATTTTGTTCGGCACACTTTGCGTGTCCACATCAATTCTCTTTGCTTACTGAAAGAAACTCTTGGGGACCGCTTCAGCCGTGCATTTGAAATAGCTCTGGCTGTTGAAACTTCTGCAGCTGTTACAGCAGCTTTTGCTCCTCCAAAGATGCACCGCAATCAGTTTCAACCATCTCCTGAGGCCCATGATGCATATGGAAATCATACAAGTGATCTCAGCAACTCAGGGAAAGGCTTTGTTGGGAGAGCTGCAAAAGTATCTGCTGCTGTTTCTGCTCTTGTTGTGGGGGCTGTTGTTCATGGAGCTGTTAGTCTTGAGCGGATGGTTGCTGCTTTAAAAATAAAAGATGGTTTGGATATTCTGCAGCTCCTGAGAGGTTTGAAATCAAGTACGAATGGTGTATCCCGTCCTACTGGAACTTTTAGGATTGACTACTCCACAGAGGTTTCGGTACATTGGTTTAGGATTCTATTGGGGAACTGCAGAACTGTCTATGATGGGCTTATTGCAGATATTCTTGGAGATTCATACATTCTTGCGCTCTCAAGGTTGCAGCAGATGCTTCTTCTAAGTGTAATCTTTCCTCCGGCCTACTCAATTTTTGCCATGGTTCTTTGGAGACGATATATTTTTAACCGTGAAGATCCACAGCTTTATCAGTCTCTGTCAAACGCAATTAGTGATATTACCAGACACCAACCTTTTCGGGAGATCTGCTTCCGTAATACACATCGGCTGTATAATCTTCTGGCTTCTGATGTTGGTGATTCAGAGTTTGCAGCAATGCTTGAAAGTCATAGCCCAGACAGGAATTCAAAAATATTGCCATTTGTACCTCTTCGTGCCCGGCTTTTTCTGGACGCTCTTATTGATTGCAACACACCAACTATTCAGGGGGATGGTGCTTCAGAGCCTTGTGACCCCAAAGATAATGAATTAAAGCTTTCAGAGAGGCTTATGCAACTTCTTGATACTCTTCAACCTGCAAAGTTCCATTGGCAATGGGTTGAGATGAGGCTTCTTTTAGATGAACAGGCTCTTATGGAAAAAGTTGCAGCAGGCAAGACAGCACTTGAATCACTTCGGTCATTATCCCCTAATGCTGAGGGTTTTGCCCTTTCTGATAGTGAAAAAGGGTTTACTGAAGTCATTCTATCAAGGCTACTTGCTAGACCTGACGCTGCTCCTCTCTATTCAGAAGTTGTCCACCTTCTTGGAAAGCTTCAGGAGTCGCTTGTTATGGATGTAAAATGGATTTTACAAGGGCAAGACGCTATTCTTGGCCGCAGGTCAACAAGACAGCAGCTTGTTCATATTGCCCAACGAAAAGGACTTTCAACAAAGGCACATATTTGGAAACCATGGGGTTGGTCCAGCTTGCTTAGCGATGTCATTGCTAATAAAGCTGCAAAAAGGAAGTTGGAAGTCACATCAATTGAAGAAGGAGAAGTTGTGGATGATACTGTTGATGCTAAAAGACCTAGCAAGACTCCTCCCCATAATGTTGATAGAAGCTTTGATGCGATTAGatcaataaataaatatttaACTGAGAAAGCCCTTGCTGAATTAGTATTGCCATGCATTGACAGAAGTTCTGCTGATATCCGCGGTATACTTTCTGTTGATTTGATCAAACAGATGGGGGCTATTAGTGAACATATCAAAGCAATAGCACGGAATGGTGCTAAACAAGCTGGTTCAGTTCCTTTAGGAAATGAAGTGCCATCAAACAAATCAAGTGGTCGTAAAGGAATTCGAGGTGGAAGCCCAAACATTGGCAGAAGAGCTCCGGTTGGTAATGATCCAAGTCCTCCTTCGGCTTCTGCTCTGCGGGCAGCATTGTGGTTACGCCTCCAATTCATCATTAGGTTGCTTCCAGTAATCATGGCAGACAG GAGCATGAGACAAACACTTGCTTCTGCAATTCTAGGCCTGCTTGCAACGCGGATGATTTATGAAGATGCAGATTTGCCCCTTCCTCCTACCAATGGAACTGCTTTAAGGCGGGAGATGGATTCCTTGCTGGAACCTCCCCTGGATGTCCTGCTTGATCGGCCTGGTGAAAGTCTTTTTGAGAGGCTTTTATGCGTTCTCCATGCGCTGCTTGGCAGCTACAAACCAAGTTGGTTGAAGTCAAGGTCAGCCTCTAGGTTGACAATTAGAACTCAACGAGATTTCTCCGCATTTGATAATGAAGCAGCCGAAGGTTTACAG TCTGCGCTGGATCACATGGAATTGCCTGAAACAATCAGGCGAAGGATCCAAGCAGCCATGCCTCTTCTTCCACCATCCCGGCACCCTTCTATGCAATGTCAACCTCCTCAGTTGTCGTTGGCTGCATTAACACCACTCCAGAGCAGTATGTCTGGTGCAGGTCCTCAACAGAAAAGTTCTTCTGTGAGTTGGGTGCCCACTAATGTCTCGAGCAGAAGCAAGGCAGCATTGCCTTCTCATGATCCTGAAATGGAGGTAGATCCATGGAACTTGCTCGAAGATGGCACAAGCTGCCCCTCCACAACATCCGGAAGCAATGGTGCTAGTGGAGTGACGGGTGACCATGCTAATCTGAAAGCATGTAGCTGGCTTAAGGGTGCTGTGAGGGTGAGGAGGACAGAACTGACCTATATTGGGTCTTTAGATGATGACAGCTGA